agacatgctgtccaggttcacccatagtgtgtaagtgacagagagagtgtgtgtgttccactgatgtatggatgagtgacccagtgtaagtagtgtatctagcagtgtaagtcaccttggtgaataggtgtgtgggctaataacactacatagagttcattggaagtcgctttggagaaaagcatctgctaaatagataaatgtaaatgtatgaataagtaaataattgcaagtactTGATGTagaaacctaacactgtaagtcatcttgaagAAAATTTTCAGATAGATGGATAAAAGCAAATGAGGGGTGTATATTCCATCATCCCCGACAATGCTcttaccatttatttaaaactcaCTGACTCTATGAATCGGCCCCACTGTTCCCGAAAGTGCTTCAATGACTGTGACATTTTCGCAACAAAGCGCCAAGCCAGTCTTGCTAGTTGCTGTCAAACCATGTTTTCTTTAGAAGACCTGGCCCATTTAGCTGAAGGTCACCCGTGTCAGCTGTTCCtacaataaatggaaaacagaacCCGAGTGTCTGGATGCTGTTAGTACGTGTTCGTAGGAGGTCCTTGGAGGGAAAAGAGCTCAACGAGAAAAGTTTCCTCTCGCCTCAGTGACCTTCAGGTAACGCGAGTTCCGAGGAATGAGATGATCTTCTAGGGAAAGAGGTCTTCTGTGCTGAACCCGAAACTCTCTTACCCACTCCTCTGAGCTCTGGAGGGGACCGTGGCTTGAGTGCCAGCAGGATAGCCCATAAACCCCCTTTGCGTGCGAAAGATGTGGTCGACGATTACGAACCCCAAGAAAAATTCCGTAAACGAAACCTCTACAAGCGGTCACCTGTAACACGGCTCCCGGCTTTCGCTTTGAAGCACGAAGGACCCGCCCGCTGGTCTCGCTGCCGCTTATAAATGTCGTTCATCTCGGTGCAGCACGAAGGCCTCATGGTAAGCACCGCGACGCTGTGCTGTAATGAAGGCCATCTGGGAAGGGCGCGTGCCCAAATGAGAAAGCTACCGCAGGCATTGTGGTAGCCAGCTCACCGCTAAAGCCCTCGCTACACTCTTATTACCAGAAACTCATATTGCAGATCCTGCAGCGGCGTGTCCTCAAGGACCCGATTTCCACGGAGCGCAAGTCCACCCGTGTGTTCCCCCGCAGATTCCCGCTGCGAGCCCGTGCTCCCGCTGCCAACAATTGCTTGTTACTGAGCCGCTCGTTCGATGATGTGCCACAAGGGCCGAAAACATTCGCCCGACAGAAACGGCGCTAGAGCTTCGGTCGGCAGGAGGCGAGCCGAGGATCCAAGTTTCAATCCCCGTTTCTGCTAttctacccttgatcaaagcacttacccaAAAATGACTCTGCTCTTTAAGAGTAAATCATTGGAACTAGTTTAGAGAACACATCTATTATTGTGAGTCACTTTATAGAAAGGACAATGCCCCATAGAagtggtagtgtaggggttaaaactgctgcttttggacccaaaggtcgtaggtttgaatcccacctctagctgtagtactcttgagcaaggtacttaggtGAACTGGTTTGGTAACCGTGCTCAAAACAGGAGGAAGTTAAAAACCGGAATTTCTGCCCTGGTTTTGATGAAATGCTGAAACGTATAAAACTCATTGAACAGAAAAGAAGGTGATGCCGAACAATAGGAAGGTGGCGGCGGTGAGCGCAAAggccctttttttcccctctttaacTTCCAGCAAAATTGCAATGAGTGTGATGAGAATGAGGTGCGATAAGAAAAGAGAAGAGCAGTCACTTCGCACCTCTTGGCCGCAAGGACTCCGCAATCGCAGATTGGAGGCCCTTCTTGCCGAACgtcattttaaagaaagttgCGTTTCTTTCCGGACCTTCCGCGTTTCGCTGAAGAATCGACTTCGCCAGAGCGTGTTGTAAAGGTGTTAAACCGCCCCCCGCTGCTTCACTCATTATTTCCTTTTCCTCTATTGCCAATTAAATTTCCTGACCCGCAGACCCAACTGAGGAGAATCACCGAATCGGCATCCCGCGCCCAGAGAATCGTCATTGTGTCCCGGCGACCGGGGttctgcttttctgcttttttcatcGTGCTGTGCGCTACACACACGCGCTTCCAGGAAAGAAATTCAACAGTACGGGGAGAAGCACAGGAAAAACTGCATGTCGGCACACGACCCTGCTTTGCGCACATACCGGTTCCCACAAGTTTTATGCAAAACACGCAAGAACCACCAGGAAGACTGCCTGGATgctgtattattatgtttattattgcaAAACTCATGTAAGTTTTCAGAGTGCATTAATAAGACTGCACAGAGCTCAGTTGGCACATAAGACCGTTCCATCCGTGCGATTCCAGGAGCGACGCTCCAGCGCATCGAGAAAGCGGACCGGCTGCAAACTGGCCTCTCGGACCCCTGGAACTCACTTCGCAATGGCTGAGAGACGCTCTTGGCTTGACGTGAATGTGCTTCAGCGATGCAGCGAgcgctccggctccccgctcCACACCGACTGGGGCGTAACGCCGCAGCAAGGAAACGATTCTGTTGTAAACGCACGCAAAAAGGCATTACTGATCAAATCTTTCCACGCGATCCATGGAGAGAACCCAGgaacataaaagaaaataaatatagaacACTGAGTATTACCGTGTCATCAGGAAggatgttcaaaaaaaaaaaaaaagattacatttaAATCTTGATGGCTTAAGTGAAGTAATATTGAAGCAAATACTAAAAGTTCAAGTCCAAAGGGTTTAGTACAATCTGGTAAGTAAGCACCATCTGCATAGAAGAGAGACCAAAgagcacacacagaaacagtctAACATCGCTATTGGGAGACCAACAAGAGCCCAATGGACCTCCAAACACCTCCTTCCCAGAGCTGAAGAAAGATCTCCTCGCTGTAcaacatctctgtgtgtgtatggctgtACATGTACCTCAAACACCGAGCAATGTCGCATCAGGACAAACGCTGGTGCACTTTGTGCAGGTCAAATTAGGCTTAACGCTATTTATAAGCCCCATCCCAATagacaggagagagaggaggggggaaaaaaaaaaaaaatgaaccgcTGAAGTGTAAACACTTTGCCATCAAACTCCAGAATCAGAATACATTCCATTTATTAAGTAGTCCACTTGGGTGTAGTCCTTTTTCTTGTAGCTCTCGTAGGCCTGTGTGAGAAAGAGGACCACGCTGACCACGAAGAAGAGGAGGCCAAAGAGAAGGATGGCCAGCAGAGAGCTTGTGTCCACCAGCTGCCGGGTCAGGGAGTCTCCAGCAATGTCTGCGATGGCTTTTGTTGTTCCTCCTACCCCCTTACCTGGACGGGGACTTGGCATTGAGGTTGCTGGACCTGGAATGCTGGAACTGGAGGTAGCTTTGGTGCTGAGAACCTTTGTTGTGGTTGGCAATGATACCTCCTTGGGTTTGGTGGTCGTTGAAGTGACAGCTGGTGATGCAGTGGTGCTGGTAGCTGTGGTGGTTAATTctgttgtggtggtggtggtggttgtggtcACTGTTGTCGTCGTGGTCATTGTCGTGGTCATTGTCGTGGTTGTAGAGGTCGTCGTAGATGTTGTTGAAGGACTTGTGGTGGTGGTAGATGCTGTTGAAGGACCCGTTGTGTTGGCAGTGGTGGAAGTCATTGTCATCTTGATGGTCATAGGTTGCGATGTGTTGGTTCCATGCAAAGTCGACTGTGATGTCACAGTTGAGGGTTTGATGGGGGGTGGTTTCACCTGGACATCAGTGTCATTGGAGACAGAGAGCTCACTTCTTGTAATGTTGCTTGCAGGACGAGTTCCACTAGAATCTGACACGTTGGTAGTCCTATCATCATTGGCTGCTCCCTGGGTTTGTCTATCATCTGGGTTGTGAGAGGTTGCAACTTTAGGACCTGCAGCAGCAGAATCTGGAATTCTAGGCTTTGCAGAAGATGCTGAACTGGTGGGCTGTGGAGGTTCTTGCTCAGAAGGGGCACTAGTGcctgaaaggaaaagaaaaaaaaaaaactgcatttacatgACTTCCTGCATTCCTCTCATGACTGACCTGCTTGCGACGTGGAGACGGGAAATTCTGATCTTACCCAAACTTCCAACCTAATGGACTAAAAGACTAACAGAAAATATCTAGACCAGCACTGTTTAGTGACCACAAATCACCAACTTTTGCTAACTACTTACCCAGTTAGGGTTGTGGTGGCCTCGAGTCAATTTAGGAACTATACCTTGGGTCCCAATCCCTACCGTCCATACTGCATAAGTGATTACgcataaatgagaaataaatactCCACTGGGAAAAAGTCAGTCTTGGCCACATTCAGTACAGATTCATCCCCACTTTCTATTATTGCATTCTTTTGGCCATGCTCTTCCCATTATTTCAACCACATCCATGCAGGCTTTGGCATTCTTGGCTCTTTTGCTGTAACCATTGTTTCTACaacatttcttttgcaaaagTAAAccctttttcttcccccccctgTTAAACACgctattattacacttttactgttttatttaaccGATTCTCATCTCCAAGGCaacgttacaattatttacccattagtGTACTCCAACTGTAccaatttagggcaaatacctcgctcaaggggaCTAGGGCcaaaatgggatttgaacctcagcCCTTCAGCTGCAAATCAACACCCCCCTGCCCCACTTTTTACATGCGAATTACTACATTTGTCTCAGAGTTCAGGCGAAACCACAACTGTTTTCACACCGCTGCAGTAACAATAACACTCAAGAGACATTTACACACTGCTTCCACATTAGAGCACGCCTCGATGTAACACGGGATCAGACAACAGGGTGGGAGCACACATGTGCGGGACAGTTTGCTAGAAACCATGTAATGAAAGAAGCTGTAATACAAGAAgcactgttgccatggcgaaGAAGCCAGACGGAACCAATCAAACAGGACCGCACACATCTGAAGACTAAAGTGAGCGCCAAACGGTCTTTGATGCTCGTGTGCCGTGTCCCGGGGACGCGGCTGCAGGTTGCAGGCAGGTGggttggtggtggggggggggagggggttgtaCAGGTGTACCTAATTCCTTTGATCCCAGCGCTCATGTGCAAGCGAAGCTCGGTGAACCTCCGCCCTCACCCTGGAGCCGGAACCTACAGAGCCCAAAGCTCAGAAGACTGATGCCAACGCATAGGGTCTGCCACCTGAGCGGGAATCATCCCAACTTGGCAAAAAACCTGCCATGTGATCCACTTTAGGTGCTGGTGGCCTgccagcaattttttttttttttttttaaatttaacaaaaaaaaaaaaaaaaaaaaaaaaaacattttaacttcaGGAAAGTCACACGACCAAATGTCCACCATTACCTCCCGCCTGCTTTGAACGGTCTCCATTATCTCACATGCAAGACAACCAGCTCCAGCTCATCGCAGCACTCGTTCACACCTGGTCCCTCATTTCCGACACTCCCAAACAGCATCCAAATGTGCAAACTAAAAACTAAAAAGAGCACAGCGGGGATTAATGGTGTCCCGTCCCTCCCCTCCCGCGGCCGAGAAAACGCCGCAGCCACAGTCACGTCTCTGAAGAGCTCGTCTCAAGAGGAATTAAACACCTATCTCTATGGGCAACATGTTTGGGCTGGTGTGTGGAGGACCACGATGACATAGAGTCCAAAGCGGCAGTTTCCTTCTGCTCAGACAGGATGCTCATCGGTACAGTAGATGGCAGGACTGGACACCTGCCAGCGAACCACGAGCATCCTGGAAACCTCAGTGGGAAACCACATGAGCCCCTCCACAAGTCCTTCAATTATTATTAGTTACTTTTCATCTGATATTTATACAAGGAAACCTGCAACAGGTAAAAGGGTTGTAAAGTAAGGGATTtggaatgatttacccatttatacagcagggtaatttttactggatctattcagggtaagaaccttgctgaagggtacttaCAGTGAGAAcagggattgaaacccaggtcctctgatGACAAAGTGGCTGCTATTACCAATCTTATCGACTGACCCATAATATTAAGACTTTTAGTAACAAATGGAATGAAAAGCATCTCTCTACCTACATCGCCATTTTTTGAACTGTTGATGGctattttctctaaagcaggaTAAAAACCCAGTTCTGAGAAGGTCCGGAAAAGaactccgcccccccccccccataaaaagGCTACATAATGGATGTAATGCTTGCAAATTCTTctcagaggagaaaaaaaaaaaaataaaaaaataagagtaGGTTATTCTGAATTAAATTACAAATCACATGCCATCATAACCATGTAACCACAATTATCTATAATTTTATGGCCGTGTTAAGTCAAAATTGTTCTCAGCTGAAGTCCTTATTTACCAAACTTCATTACACGCACTAAATAttcatgtgacttttttttttttttttttttttttaaaaaaaacttcaattcTATGC
Above is a genomic segment from Scleropages formosus chromosome 5, fSclFor1.1, whole genome shotgun sequence containing:
- the c5h11orf24 gene encoding uncharacterized protein C11orf24 homolog → MALWSLLVLWPLLGFLVAPSTCTQSEDTSGGPSHLAPQNETLCNLTCTSAPSEQEPPQPTSSASSAKPRIPDSAAAGPKVATSHNPDDRQTQGAANDDRTTNVSDSSGTRPASNITRSELSVSNDTDVQVKPPPIKPSTVTSQSTLHGTNTSQPMTIKMTMTSTTANTTGPSTASTTTTSPSTTSTTTSTTTTMTTTMTTTTTVTTTTTTTTTELTTTATSTTASPAVTSTTTKPKEVSLPTTTKVLSTKATSSSSIPGPATSMPSPRPGKGVGGTTKAIADIAGDSLTRQLVDTSSLLAILLFGLLFFVVSVVLFLTQAYESYKKKDYTQVDYLINGMYSDSGV